One Anolis carolinensis isolate JA03-04 chromosome 4, rAnoCar3.1.pri, whole genome shotgun sequence DNA window includes the following coding sequences:
- the LOC100558773 gene encoding zinc finger protein 420-like: MEKKTYTCTECGKNFSQQRLLQTHERIHTGEKPYKCQECGKSFSQSGDLRSHQRTHTGEKPYACLECGKNFAKTGDLRTHQRIHTGEKPYKCLECGKSFTQIGHLQSHQRTHTGEKSYECPDCGKRFSQSGNLQKHQRIHTAEKTFKCQECGKNFACSGKLLSHQRTHTGEKPFTCWECGKMFTCSQSLRIHHRTHTGEKPYACLECGKSFTHSGALRSHQRTHTGEKPYKCLECGKSFAHSGALRSHQKAHTGEIPYACLECGKGFTHSGALRSHQKTHIGEIPYACLECGKSFTHSGALHSHPRTHTGEKPYACLECGKSFAHSGKLRSHQRTHTGEKPYECQECGKRFTQSENLHRHYRIHTEEKPFKCLECGKSFTRSEYLRSHQRIHTGEKPYTCLECGKSFTQSGTLLSHQRTHSGENPFKCLNCGKSFAVHESLRSHHRTHTGEKPYECPECGKCFSQNRDLHSHQRTHTGKKLEMS; encoded by the coding sequence ATGGAGAAAAAAACATATACATGTACTGAATGTGGAAAGAATTTCAGCCAGCAGAGACTTCTGCAAACACATGAAAGAAttcacactggtgagaaaccctataaatgccaggagtgtggaaagagcttctcgcagagtggagatctacgttcacatcaaagaactcacactggggagaaaccctacgcatgtctggaatgtggaaagaatttCGCTAAAACTGGAGATCTACGTACACATCAAagaatccacactggggagaagccctataaatgcctggagtgtggaaagagctttactcAGATTGGACACCTACagtcacatcaaagaactcacactggggagaaatccTACGAATGTCCAGACTGTGGGAAAAGATTCTCTCAGAGTGGAAATTTACagaaacatcaaaggattcacacagcGGAGAAAACCTTTAAATGCCAAGAGTGTGGAAAGAATTTTGCATGTAGTGGAAAACTactttcacatcaaagaactcacactggggagaaaccctttacatGCTGGGAGTGTGGAAAGATGTTCACTTGCAGTCAAAGTCTACGTATCCATCACagaacccacactggggagaaaccctatgcatgcctggaatgtggaaagagttttacTCACAGTGGAGcactacgttcacatcagagaactcacactggggagaaaccctataaatgtctggagtgtggaaagagttttgcTCACAGTGGAGCACTACGTTCACATCAGAAAGCTCACACTGGGGAGATACCCTatgcatgcctggagtgtggaaagggttTTACTCACAGTGGAGCACTACGTTCACATCAGAAAACTCACATTGGGGAGATACCCTAtgcatgcctggaatgtggaaagagtttcactcaCAGTGGAGCACTACATTCACATccaagaactcacactggggagaaaccctatgcatgcctggaatgtggaaagagctttgctcacaGTGGaaaactacgttcacatcaaagaactcacactggggagaaaccctatgaatgccaggagtgtggaaagaggTTCACTCAGAGTGAAAATCTACATAGGCATTATAGAATCCACACTGAGgaaaaaccctttaaatgcctagagtgtggaaagagttttacTCGGAGTGAatatctacgttcacatcagagaatccacactggggagaaaccctatacatgcctggagtgtggaaagagttttacTCAGAGTGGGACACTACTTTCACATCAGAGAACCCACTCTGGAGAGAATCCCTTTAAGTGCCTGaattgtggaaagagctttgctgtcCATGAAAGTCTACGTAGTCATCACagaacccacactggggagaaaccctatgaatgtccAGAGTGTGGAAAGTGTTTCTCACAGAATAGAGATCtgcattcacatcaaagaactcacactgggaagAAACTGGAAATGTCttga